GCTTTGTGTAAGCAAAacaaaattgcttgcttgatcttACTTTGTTCGTTGATCTACATCGATAGTccctttttttccttatttttggttgacatggtagattttgtaTATGGCAGTTGTCTCTCAATCTTGTTGAATTGGGGAATGCTCAAGAAGCCTCAGAAACGATGCCAAAGTTCGTCATGTCTGCTCCAGTATCTCCTTCCCCTGCAGAGGTTTCGTCAACAGACAGAAATGAGCTTTCTGCTTTGAAAGCAGGTCTGCagaaagtgaaatttttcaAGGGATTATCTACTATGCGACGAAAGAAGGCATGTCATGAAGAGGAGGGCAGTGATGGAAGGAACTCAGTCAGAAGTGATGATACTGATTTGGTATATCCAGTTGATACAGATTCACTAGGTGATTCGGAGGAAGGTGAATCAGACGAAGTGAAGGAGGATACGAGTCTGCGGAAGTCATTCAGTTATGAAACACTTGCCTATGCGAAGCATGCTGGTGGATCATGCTACACAAACACGAGTGGCAGTGAAGATGATGATTTGATCTTTTATAGTCATCACAAATCCGTTGCACGGCGTGTGTATGCCGAGGGTGCAACTGGAGAAGGTCATAATCAATATTCACAGCAAATTTCAAAACGCAAAATTCTCCCCTGGAAGAAGAGAAACTTAAGCTTCAGATCTCCTAAACCCAAAGGGGAGCCGTTGTTGAAGAAGCATTATGGAGAGGAAGGTGGGGATGATATAGATTTTGATCGCCGGCAGCTTAGTTCATCCGATGAGTCTTCTTCAGGGGTATGTCTCCATCTTCTCTTACTTCCGTTTTTTTAATCTATGATCTGTCCAGCACCCAAGTGAATTTGCACAGTGGAATACTATTTATCACCTCGTGATGAGCTTCCAGACATTGATAACTTACCTCACTGCCTTGCATACTTCTATAGCTCTAATATAACTATCTTGCTTGCAGTGGAATAAATCTGAGGAAAGTTCAACTGCCAATGAATTTTCAGTCTCCGAGTTTGGAGAAGACAGTTTTGCTGTTGGTAGTTGGGAGCAGAAAGAGATAGTAAGCCGTGATGGGCAGATGAAGCTGCAGACTGAGGTCTTCTTTGCTTCAATTGATCAACGAAATGAACGGGCTGCAGGTGAAAGTGCTTGTACAGCTTTGGTTGCTGTGATTGCTGATTGGTTCCATTCCAACCCTGAAGAAATGCCTATCAAGTCCCAACTCGACAGTCTTATCCGTGAAGGTTCACTAGAGTGGAGGAATCTCTGTGAAAACAAGACGTACAGGGAGCGTTTCCCAGATAAGCATTTTGACCTCGAAACAGTGGTCCAGGCTAAAGTACGCCCGCTCTCAGTAGTCCCAGAGAAATCATTCATTGGTTTTTTTCATCCTGAAGGAATCGAAGATGAGGGATTCGATTTTCTGAAAGATGCCATGTCCTTTGACAACATTTGGGATGAGATTTCTAAATCTGTTCAAGACAGTCCCAGTCATGGCGAGTGCTTTGTTTACATTGTGAGTTGGAATGACCACTTCTTCATCCTCAAGGTTGAACGAGATGCATACTATATCATCGATACACTTGGTGAGAGACTTTATGAAGGCTGCAATCAGGCTTTCATCCTCAAATTTGACAGAGACACTACAATCTTGCAGCTACCTAACACGAGTCAACAATCAGATGAGAAACCAGCTAGCACTAAAAAGGAGCAAACTGATAAGAAGCAGGCTGCTTCTAATGAAGGGAAGATTGTCTCTAATAACACCAAAGAAAAGATGGAAGAATCAGTCGTTTCCTTCAGGGATAAAGTACCTGAAAATGAGGACGAAGCGAGCCTTGTTTGCAAAGGTAAAGAGGCTTGCAAACAGTACATTAAGAGTTTTTTGGCAGCAATCCCCATTAGGGAATTACAAGTTGATGTGAAGAAAGGGTTGATGGCATCTACACCACTTCATCAGAGGCTGCAAATTGAGTTCCACTATACAAAGAGCTTTGACACTCAGCTGGAATTGGAATCACCCTCGGAAGAACTGACTGATAACAGCTTGGCATTACCAATGTCAGCAGCAGTGGAGTAAGCGATGATTAGTAAATCCAAGTATACAAACTTAACATCACTAATCCTTCTTTTTGTGTTTCTACATCTAATTTAGGAATGAAGGGAATGCcatatatcttttctttaatACATGTTGCAAGTTGCAACTGGCTTAGTGACTCTTGTTGATGTTTTCTTCCTCAGTTATCTAGGGATGTGCCAATGTAAATGACTATGGAAATGTCCAAGAGTATGGTACTTTTTCTGTTCTCTCAAAGAGGGAcaacataaataataagtatATGACTTCTATACTACTCTCAACTTTTTCATTTGTCTCTAGACCATCAGTTGGATCATCATAATACAAACAACACAATGTTTTTGTTACACAGTATTTGCTGCTGTCTTAGCATACAGGATTGACAGAACTAGTTTTCTATTAAATTGACCTGTGCACATAGATTGGAAGCTTCAACTCAACTCCTCTGATAtcttataaaatgaaataacttTAGGGTGCATAGAATAGAACATTAGTTATGGCCTGTAAACTAGGCGGGAATATGAATCAGGAAAACTCCACTATGCCATACATCACTCGCCCTTGCTCTGTCTCAATTCAACTTGACACTTTgacacgaagtttaagaaagttTTAGCAACGTCTATGGTTTGGTTCCATTTGCACTTTGTAGGCTCTAGTATATATTTTaaccaaataaaaaagatttacaTTACTCACCAAGAAAATGTGGTATGATGGTTGAGATTCCTTTATGCCTTTTTCTCGGAAGCCTTCCATCTCCCTTAGGCCTCAGTTGACCTACCAGGTGCAACTCTGAATTAGTAGAGTTTAATCATATCTTGACACTGATAATGAGACAGAATGTTAAGATTGAATTGGGTTTAAAGGGCATGTCTCACCAATTTTTAACAATGGGGAACTTActcctttttgttatttggaTCAGCAACTCATCATCTGCCAAGGGTAGTCTCTCCCTCCATGCAGGAAACATTGCTCTAACAATATGATGCCAAAATAAAATGCAACTTAACCTGAATATTTGTGGAAGATAAACTCATAAAGAGAAACAATTTACGAGTAAATGGGGGTGAAGAGAGGAGTTAAGCGTTCATACTCGAACAAGGAAATAAACAACGTACAAGAAATTACTAGATACACCAGTTATTATAGCAGCTTAGAGGTATCATCAGTACCTTGTAAGGTAGGTGGTCTTTAAATGTTATTAAAAATGGTTCTAAGAATCCTTATAAAAGGAATCACCACTCATTGTGAATTGCAACAAGCTACATTATCAGCTATAGAGCAATACAACGAGTTCCCAAATGAATTATTTCCCAAGGTAAATCAATCTACTCTAAAGCGGAGATTACTATCCATTCTCTGCAAGTGAATCCTGTAAACATGCCTAGATTGAGGTAGTGCCTGATGGAGACAACAAATGTTGAGAAGCTGTCGATATTAGGAGTGCTGCTATGTATCTTGAATGGAGAATTTCTTGACACAATTTCTTATAAGAATGTATAAAAGTAGAGGTCATTCGTGTGCTGTTTGCAAATCCAATATAGGGAACAGAGCCTTGCTACGAGCAATGCATGCAATTCAATCGCTTTCTGTTGAACAGAGATGAGTCGCAAGCTTGAGCACTCCATGCATGGATGAATCATTCTACAATATAACAAAAAGATGAGAGTCCACAAGGCAATTTAGAGTAGTAGAATTAATCGAACTAAAAGTGTATAATAGAATTTCTTACCAGATAGAGAATGTCAAAAGCTTTTCGGTAGCTTTCTAGAGAATCTTCCACTCTGTCATTCCTGCAACAATCTCTTTATGTTTAGCAACTACCACATATTAAAAGCGCAGATATATGCTACAGGAAAATTAGACATTAAATCAACATAACTAGAATGTAGCAAAACTGTAAGCCTTTTCTTGTTCTCATGCTTTCTGAACTCGGTACTAGCAAACTTCAACAAATGCTGAATTCCACACCATTCTCTAAATAAAAACAGGGGCTTTCACCCTTTGCATTTTGTCATAAAAGATGGAAAGCATTTATCAGGAAAAGATAGCATATTGAGGATCTATTTTGTTATAACCCAAGAAGTATAACTTAAACATGTCTACAattgttcattttattcttaatgaCATGCTCTAAATGAATttgtgaataagttgaaaaacaTAGTCAAACCAAGAGCCCCATATGAATGACTctttaaatgttaaatttttttgagtgagaaaaatgaaaaaatgttgCAAAAAGTTATAATGCAAAAAATTGGAAGTTCCTaatgtaagaaaatatattGTCAAACCATTAGGGAAAAGATTTCTGGGAAGGTATATGTATTCAAACTTCAGCAGGCAATCAGTGAACAACCACCTAATAATCTCAAACTTAACAAAATCCacaatttaaatagtttttcaTGTTTTCAAAAGAGTAAAAAGTATTATGTTGGAAGCTTGACCTttgaaaagattaaaaatatgaGGTAGGAATACAAAAATTGCTCCTTTGATAACTTGTAAGCCACAAATTCACAGAGTAAAAACTACCTCTTAGCAAAAAAGAAGGGGCAAGGCTTGGTACTATATACCCTCACTCTCTCCCTACCCAGACTAGTTAGGGAGGGAGCACCACATGCAGCGGGGTAAGTCGTCTCCTAACCATTGAATATCAATTCATAGGACAATGTGTCAACTGTCTAACTAGAACTCGTCCAAGATTTCAGAGGATAAAAAGTGGGTTGAGAGAGAATTGATGCTCACTATTGTATTTCATACAGTCGCAATTTCCTTCACTTCAGCTTTTAGGACTTGTCAATCCGTTTAGAGAGTTGGGATAAATGTTTGTAGTTGGATTACAGTTTTGTATGCCTTCAATATAAACTTGTTTCATCTTAATGTTCATGACTTGAAAATGTTAAACAACTCTAAATATGGAAACTTTTCTTAGAAAGGCTCAAAGCCTTCTAGCTGAAAAAGATTTTAAATCCAATGATAGTGGAACAATTCCTACTTCAATTATAGGATGTGATACTTAAATTCTCCTAAGGAGTTACAACTTGaaacaattataattacaaTCCATTTACCTTGGATATCAACATAACCAACTCGAGGTGAGATAAAGCAAAACAAAAATGACTTCATTCTATGAGCAGTGTCGAGTTCCATGATATCTCAGTATTGtttaaatttgatgaataaggAGACATGAATTGATATACTTACAGAAAACCCACAGATATTCTTGTTTCATAGTCTAAGCCATCAGACATTCCCAAATCTCCAATGTGGTCACCAAGAAGTAGCACATTAGTTCTCTTTTTTAATGCAGATTTCTCATCACTCAGTCCACTCACGTCATCAAGGTGATCATGAAGTGGTGCAGCCATGTCAAGTGCATGCTCATTCTTGTTGAGTACATGGATTGTCTTACCTGCAGGTATCAGTAATGTTCTTAATTTTAGAAACAAAGATGTAAAATGACCacaatacaagaaaaatatgtaCAATTGGCTTTGCTTGTAAGCTTGCTGTTCCAGTACTGACCAAATATGTGTAAAAGCTTGGTATCTACCAGTAAGTACTTGTCAAATATGTCTAACCAATTACTTGGTTACAGGATTGAACTCCAGTACTAAACTAATCTATATTACATACAGAAGTCTTAATTATGTAGACTTTTAGTGTTCAGGTTATTTCATATGTTAGATTTCCGCACTTGTGTTAGCCTTATAAATATCCAAATTCATGGAGGGTTAACCCTATTTAGTTAGTCCTTATAAGTGGAACAAATTAATACTCAAAAGATCATAAAAGAATTCATCTTTGTTTGTttcaatcaatcaatcaacagTACTTTAATGTACCAATCTACTTCATTGCAATACAGGTAAGCAATTTTTCTTATAAGGCAAATTAGGATCTCTCTCAAACAAGTGGCTCCCTAAATCTTACACTTACCCCTACCAATCATAACAATAAAAACTACATCTCAATCTCAAACAAGTAGAGGTTGGATATGTGAATCACCTTTGACCATGTGTCTCCATTTAAGCTTTTACAAGgtgaaaaattagttaaatatttttaaaaatggcAATAGTACAagttctctatattttttttgtcatattaaTCTATGATAAAGATCAAAATACTCATAAAGAGCAATAGATTCAAAAGCAATGTATTGACAAAACTAAAACCTGTTTCCAACTAGTGATACCCGCTTATATGGATCATTTTCTTCGATTACGTCCTATCATTAGGTAAGTTTGTATTGATTCCAAGAAATCTTAGGTCTTAGACAACATCCATCCATATTATGTTAGGTCTACTTCGTCCCCTTTTAACACCTTCACTCACTATAGTTTCATACCTATGGGGACCGGTGCATTTTATAGGTCGTTGCATGACATGACCGAAACATCACAAGCGACGTTCTCTCATTATATCCTCAATGCATGCTACTTGCAATATCGTCATACCTATCTTATCTAATCTTGTATGGACCGAAACATCCACCTTAGCATCCCTATCACTGCAATACATCTTGTGAATATGTCAGACTTTAGCTTAACTGCAGAGTATTCCTCCATTGAAGCTTAAACTTACAACCAGTGGCCAATTCCTAAACTTTAGAAGTATAGCTAAAATTTGGTAACCTACACAGATATACACATAATGAACCTAACCATCAATGGGAACTGTTTGAAGGAATTTGTTAAGTAAAAAGCACCTCTAAATGGTGATAGGTGATACCTTTGAATGACTGTAGGTGACCATTTTTGTCAAACACCATCCTGTTGGAGACAACTCTAACATTCTTGAAAGATCTATGAACTTTCTGATTCAGCACCTGGCAGATCAAGAAAACGAGAATCATATCTAAAGCCAAACTGGACAAACATAACAGGATCACATACACCTGTAATGCATCAAGACCACTGATAATCCTTAAGAACTAACCTCCTCTATTATGTCAGCTAAACCTGCAGAGAATATAAGAACAGGAACACCTTTTTCCTGCATACGAAACAATCCCAACTCATTACTGAAGCAATCACATGAGATAGTAGAAGGTCAAAAGGAAATTCTTCCGAAAAGAGCTATTCTGGGATAAATTGACTACTAAATTCGGCATTAGCATAAATTTTGCAACTACAGAAAATGGAATCCAACACATTATTTAGTAATATCACTGTTCAATTTCACTTTCACTAAAACAACATTTGAGCTGTGGTTGAGCCTTACATTTTAGGACTTCCCAAAGTcgaaaaaacaaaaacagaagaaaagaaaataatcaagacatttcctCAAGGTTCTTGAGTGCTTGGAATGACCCTATTATTTATTCCCTGGCTTTTTGATAAACTAATCCcatcaaatttctttttaataatttagatgACACAAGAAAATCACAATGGTTCATATTTGTTGCATGGCCTTCATCAACATCATCCCAAGATGTCTAAGAAAACAACAACTGATAGTGGCTATACTCTACCTCCAAAAGTTCAAAAAGTTCAGTTACACCATCCCTGAATGCAATTGTGGCTTTAGCCACAGAATTTTGAATTCCATTGTATGTTACGCCTCCTTCAATGAGAAGCGCATGTGTTTTTCCCCACCTGCAGAA
The DNA window shown above is from Solanum lycopersicum chromosome 11, SLM_r2.1 and carries:
- the LOC101257721 gene encoding uncharacterized protein; this translates as MVVKMMKWRPWPEIASKKFEAKITVNCVKGLNFSQDFQRLVVEIKWKGSKGNSLTLSSLKRKNVKKSFTKEESLKDDGVVYWNEEFQSFCNFNVSKEIAFHPWEVSFTVFNVTNKRSNHKVPKVAAASLNIADFASEAREKEEIEIVIPLEAYSGGNKNNLSLCLSLNLVELGNAQEASETMPKFVMSAPVSPSPAEVSSTDRNELSALKAGLQKVKFFKGLSTMRRKKACHEEEGSDGRNSVRSDDTDLVYPVDTDSLGDSEEGESDEVKEDTSLRKSFSYETLAYAKHAGGSCYTNTSGSEDDDLIFYSHHKSVARRVYAEGATGEGHNQYSQQISKRKILPWKKRNLSFRSPKPKGEPLLKKHYGEEGGDDIDFDRRQLSSSDESSSGWNKSEESSTANEFSVSEFGEDSFAVGSWEQKEIVSRDGQMKLQTEVFFASIDQRNERAAGESACTALVAVIADWFHSNPEEMPIKSQLDSLIREGSLEWRNLCENKTYRERFPDKHFDLETVVQAKVRPLSVVPEKSFIGFFHPEGIEDEGFDFLKDAMSFDNIWDEISKSVQDSPSHGECFVYIVSWNDHFFILKVERDAYYIIDTLGERLYEGCNQAFILKFDRDTTILQLPNTSQQSDEKPASTKKEQTDKKQAASNEGKIVSNNTKEKMEESVVSFRDKVPENEDEASLVCKGKEACKQYIKSFLAAIPIRELQVDVKKGLMASTPLHQRLQIEFHYTKSFDTQLELESPSEELTDNSLALPMSAAVE
- the LOC101258022 gene encoding uncharacterized protein yields the protein MGYRLHHFNHIFPISRTSFSSFRFNLRVWCCSQSGTNQGKMEQIVVNGSESQVVVDDSSLLQKKMSAIRLGGHAKLQVIADFDATLTKFRVNGCRGQSSHNVLQQEDPEYNDKRQKLYEYYHPLEFDPTIPLDEKAKLMEEWWGKTHALLIEGGVTYNGIQNSVAKATIAFRDGVTELFELLEEKGVPVLIFSAGLADIIEEVLNQKVHRSFKNVRVVSNRMVFDKNGHLQSFKGKTIHVLNKNEHALDMAAPLHDHLDDVSGLSDEKSALKKRTNVLLLGDHIGDLGMSDGLDYETRISVGFLNDRVEDSLESYRKAFDILYLNDSSMHGVLKLATHLCSTESD